In Coriobacteriia bacterium, the genomic stretch GATTCAGGTGAATCAAATAATTTTGCGCGGGAGCGAAGTTGGGTATCGTCCCAGTCCCACCATGCAATTCCCTCGAGCCGTTGAATAACTTCATTAGTAAATCGAAACTTCAAAATCCTTGCTGGGGAACCAGCAACAACTGCATATGGCGGAATGTCTCTTGTTACAACTGAATGGGCGCCAACGACAGCACCATCACCAATCCTTACCCCTGCTTTAATAAAACACGCCTCACCAATCCAGACATCATTTCCAATGTGAGTTTGCGGTGCAGCATCGAAACTTAAAGTCGCAATGTTGGTTCCAAAAACGTTATGCCCATCAAGAAAAACGGGTGAAGTTGAGACATAATCCAGAGGATGATTACCTCCGCCAATCGCGCAGTAGCTGGCAATGGAGCAAAATGAACCAATAGAAGTGTTGCAAATGGAATTAGCAACACCGACATAGGAGTAACGGCCAATTGAAACATCAATCAGATTACTTTTTTGCAGCACATGAGCGGTACGATCAATCACGCAGTTACGTAAAGATGGAAGTTGTATTTTTTGAAAAAACTTTGCCAAATAGTATAGAATATGCTGCATTTAATATTCTCTATTCTTATTTCTTTGTTCATAGAGCTTTGCGTCTACTAGATAACGATACCAATAGGCTTGAAGAAATGCATAAATACGACCAGGTTTTCCGTCTAAAAAACCAAGCTTAATATAGTAACGATACCAGTAATATAGCCGAGCACGAATAAATAGAGGCAATTTGTAATAAAGGCTGTCGCGCATCTTTTCCGCTTGCGCAGCATTCCCTTTCAAATCAGCATTTCGACGACCAGAGACAACGGCTAGGCGATCTTCAACTTCGCGAGTTGAATACGCATTATGTTTCTCAATCCAAGACGAAAGATCTTTGAAATCGTGATGGAGACAGTCTTCCTTCAGTCGAATACAGGAGCCCTTCTCAAGTACAACATGCTCTCCCATTGATCGATTCTCGAATTTACCTGTCCCATACTTAAAGACCGTAATCTTCCAAATCGGATAAACCCCTCCATACGTAAGATAACGGCCGAGGAAAAGCAGCTTAAACGGCATCTCCATGCCGTTTACCTCATCTTCAGCATGCTGATCGCACTCTTTTTCTAGTTCCTGGGCCAGTTCAGGGGTTACAATTTCATCTGCATCAATACGAAACACCCACGTAGTTTCTATTCCAACATTATCAAGAGCCCAGTTAAACTGACTAGCATAATGAACCCACTCGTGATAATAAACATCAGCCCCAAAGGACTTAGCAACTTCCACTGTCTTATCGGTTGAGCCGCTATCGACAATAACAATACGCTT encodes the following:
- a CDS encoding glycosyltransferase family 2 protein produces the protein MTAIVLTKNEEKNIANCLNSIKSLVKRIVIVDSGSTDKTVEVAKSFGADVYYHEWVHYASQFNWALDNVGIETTWVFRIDADEIVTPELAQELEKECDQHAEDEVNGMEMPFKLLFLGRYLTYGGVYPIWKITVFKYGTGKFENRSMGEHVVLEKGSCIRLKEDCLHHDFKDLSSWIEKHNAYSTREVEDRLAVVSGRRNADLKGNAAQAEKMRDSLYYKLPLFIRARLYYWYRYYIKLGFLDGKPGRIYAFLQAYWYRYLVDAKLYEQRNKNREY
- a CDS encoding CatB-related O-acetyltransferase, with product MQHILYYLAKFFQKIQLPSLRNCVIDRTAHVLQKSNLIDVSIGRYSYVGVANSICNTSIGSFCSIASYCAIGGGNHPLDYVSTSPVFLDGHNVFGTNIATLSFDAAPQTHIGNDVWIGEACFIKAGVRIGDGAVVGAHSVVTRDIPPYAVVAGSPARILKFRFTNEVIQRLEGIAWWDWDDTQLRSRAKLFDSPESLLGSLDD